From Crateriforma spongiae, a single genomic window includes:
- a CDS encoding protein kinase domain-containing protein: protein MAGPSQSDFLPPQSSETVTRGQLRKDTRRSSPLDRHQPPPWKEGDRLGSFILRECLGRGSSGCVYRVSEIGGGERTLALKLLLPGSPEDLVRNKCGFRRMQNIQHPGLVRVHRMHRLDDFIGLSMQEVDGVTLYHYVGELLNLPVEQRWQRLLELTRDYASALAAMHHVGLVHRDIKPRNLMVDNQGRGRIVDYGLVGTFDPQEDPNGFRHYYVGSPNYMAPETCWDRYYMPAGDVFSLGLSIVQVARSIESAGRDDENDLPRSDSSRDQDGQLIRGAIQSMGTSIPQLLRDACAEMLELDPAERPSALMISRLGQPPKVNLMALGHEEFSSRPLECDQIRAWIRCIASGGSGRLHICGDSGMGKSALLDRVLEAFPKYGWIQVFRAKCLPREGQPLQAFDTIVDEIVGRFMKSDREPIRMDLASTSVLHEAFPVLASMIKPDDTIAPPPHDSQRLNALQAGVRLTQELSSLGPLILIIDDVHRADRDSLNLLDDLQASGLDSFGIITVSRTPDRLQHRAADATIQLEPLNDRTAHQWLCEVNDRWALGLPDDVIRHWVSVCGGCPLDLQMVADELKPGGVLSSPGNLSGDLGIGRMRLWRRRIDQLSTEAQQVLEWICVAGQGVTYRELGQLSGLGEAVDVVISELSHQRLVLDDTQPTASDDNDDEQGSGGGSVRAIHCSVAEGVMATMTGKRKLAVHRQWAELLIARRDADSLAGRIAGHLLDAELPGEAVPYALKAAEDAERRVAMTEAARWRERVLSELSGTELQQQLREVARCFDAADRPADSGRYFQQLADLLDDSPEKTDLEMIALVQFVRSGQLGRFRQRLADLSRCTGLPAPKSAWKSKLAVLYRAVRLSLGGFQFGDLPPQDAAAPSTDGPDNGSPDQRPQDSTLNTPDTEDLRLRCSVELTRPLSMLDNGLATELGLAATEVAYRSGSEAQRLHMAVGSAVFGSYQPGRMRARSRQLLEEIRPRFEACHDEKLWGDFHSAWGYHHLLQCDWASAIGPMQQSAIHYERSGQRCGFELFHTKWGIIWSLLKTGDVEAMRALAYQMRDDANRRNDRFGWLVSTGGLSLAAWLADDDMNGVSEIQKLTRRSIHELGPQWIDAFDWISAITRDSYLGLWDRVAQCDSGPQNRWIRRLAKRFELLSVLKDEFVLRGLFESWKDRRDDDGPSAGQTRLVERKLSRRLAKMGGQSSGYAGLITDLFRGKLAACSQQPDAIDILSNAADQADQLNLLPYRLVAEDWIRFCHHNQKGTALVKHLRDQGVVRPENFSRLFD from the coding sequence ATGGCGGGACCGAGCCAGTCCGACTTTTTGCCGCCACAGTCATCCGAAACGGTGACCCGGGGCCAATTGCGCAAGGACACGCGTCGTTCATCGCCACTGGACCGTCACCAACCGCCGCCGTGGAAGGAAGGCGACCGGCTGGGCAGTTTCATCCTGCGTGAATGCTTGGGACGCGGCAGCAGCGGTTGCGTTTATCGGGTATCGGAAATCGGCGGTGGCGAACGGACGCTGGCGCTGAAACTGTTGTTGCCCGGCAGCCCCGAAGACCTGGTCCGCAACAAGTGCGGGTTCCGGCGGATGCAGAACATCCAGCACCCGGGGCTGGTGCGGGTCCACCGCATGCACCGCTTGGACGACTTCATCGGCTTGTCGATGCAGGAAGTCGACGGTGTGACGTTGTACCACTACGTCGGCGAACTGTTGAATTTGCCGGTCGAACAGCGTTGGCAACGGCTGCTGGAACTGACCCGCGATTACGCATCCGCACTCGCGGCGATGCACCATGTGGGACTGGTCCATCGGGACATCAAGCCGCGAAACCTGATGGTCGACAACCAGGGACGCGGCCGCATCGTCGACTACGGCTTGGTCGGTACATTCGACCCACAAGAAGACCCCAACGGATTCCGGCATTACTACGTCGGCAGCCCGAACTACATGGCACCGGAAACCTGCTGGGATCGCTACTACATGCCGGCCGGTGATGTTTTCAGTTTGGGCCTGTCGATCGTCCAGGTGGCACGCAGTATCGAATCGGCGGGACGAGACGACGAAAACGACTTGCCCCGCAGCGACAGTTCGCGGGACCAGGACGGCCAATTGATCCGGGGCGCGATTCAAAGCATGGGGACCTCCATTCCCCAGTTGTTGCGTGATGCTTGTGCCGAAATGCTGGAATTGGATCCGGCCGAACGCCCCAGTGCGCTGATGATTTCACGGCTGGGCCAGCCTCCCAAAGTCAACTTGATGGCATTGGGACATGAAGAATTTTCGAGCCGACCGCTGGAATGCGACCAGATTCGCGCTTGGATTCGATGCATCGCCAGCGGCGGATCCGGGCGATTGCATATCTGTGGCGATAGCGGCATGGGTAAATCCGCGCTGCTCGACCGCGTCTTGGAAGCCTTCCCAAAGTACGGCTGGATCCAAGTTTTTCGGGCGAAGTGTTTGCCGCGCGAAGGGCAACCGCTGCAAGCATTTGACACGATCGTCGATGAGATCGTGGGCCGTTTCATGAAATCCGATCGCGAGCCGATTCGGATGGACTTGGCCAGTACTTCGGTGCTGCACGAAGCGTTTCCGGTGCTGGCCAGCATGATCAAGCCGGACGATACGATTGCGCCCCCGCCGCATGATTCCCAGCGTCTGAACGCCCTTCAAGCCGGCGTACGACTGACACAAGAACTGTCGTCCCTAGGCCCTTTGATCCTGATCATTGACGACGTCCATCGTGCCGATCGTGACAGCCTGAATTTGCTGGATGACCTGCAGGCGTCCGGTTTGGATTCGTTCGGAATCATCACGGTTTCTCGGACACCGGATCGACTGCAGCACCGTGCCGCCGATGCCACGATTCAGCTGGAACCGCTGAACGATCGGACCGCCCATCAATGGCTATGCGAAGTCAATGATCGCTGGGCGTTGGGGTTGCCGGACGACGTCATTCGACACTGGGTGTCGGTGTGCGGCGGTTGCCCACTGGACCTTCAAATGGTCGCCGATGAATTGAAACCCGGCGGCGTGCTGTCGTCCCCCGGCAACCTGTCGGGCGACCTGGGCATCGGACGCATGCGATTGTGGCGACGCCGCATCGACCAACTATCAACCGAGGCCCAGCAGGTCTTGGAATGGATCTGTGTTGCGGGCCAGGGCGTCACCTATCGCGAACTGGGCCAACTGAGCGGGCTGGGCGAAGCGGTGGACGTGGTGATTTCGGAATTGTCGCACCAGCGTTTGGTCTTGGATGACACGCAACCGACGGCCAGCGATGACAACGACGACGAACAAGGATCTGGGGGCGGTTCCGTCCGCGCGATCCACTGCAGCGTGGCCGAAGGCGTCATGGCCACGATGACCGGGAAACGAAAATTGGCGGTGCATCGCCAGTGGGCAGAACTGCTGATCGCTCGCCGTGACGCCGATTCGCTGGCCGGCCGCATCGCCGGACACCTGCTGGACGCGGAATTGCCCGGCGAAGCCGTCCCCTATGCGTTGAAGGCGGCCGAAGATGCCGAGCGTCGTGTGGCGATGACCGAAGCGGCACGGTGGCGGGAAAGGGTCTTGTCCGAACTGAGCGGGACAGAGCTTCAACAACAGCTTCGCGAAGTCGCACGCTGCTTCGACGCCGCCGATCGCCCCGCTGATTCGGGACGCTATTTCCAACAGTTGGCCGATCTGCTGGACGATTCGCCGGAAAAGACCGACCTGGAAATGATCGCGCTGGTCCAGTTCGTCCGCAGTGGTCAGCTGGGACGATTCCGACAGCGATTGGCCGACCTGAGCCGTTGCACCGGATTGCCCGCCCCCAAGTCGGCCTGGAAATCCAAGCTGGCCGTTTTGTACCGAGCCGTTCGCCTTAGCCTGGGCGGTTTTCAATTCGGTGACCTGCCGCCCCAAGACGCGGCAGCCCCATCCACCGATGGCCCCGATAACGGGTCACCGGATCAACGGCCACAGGATTCCACACTGAACACGCCGGACACCGAAGATCTACGCTTACGATGCTCGGTCGAACTCACCCGCCCGCTTTCGATGCTGGACAACGGCTTGGCGACGGAATTGGGGTTAGCGGCAACCGAAGTGGCGTACCGATCCGGCAGCGAAGCCCAGCGGTTGCACATGGCCGTGGGATCCGCCGTCTTTGGTTCCTATCAGCCGGGCCGAATGCGAGCCCGCAGCCGTCAACTGCTGGAAGAAATCCGCCCGCGTTTCGAAGCCTGTCACGACGAAAAATTGTGGGGCGACTTCCATAGCGCCTGGGGATATCACCATTTGCTGCAGTGTGACTGGGCGTCCGCAATCGGCCCGATGCAGCAATCCGCGATCCACTACGAACGATCGGGACAGCGGTGCGGATTCGAATTGTTCCATACCAAGTGGGGCATCATCTGGTCGCTGTTGAAGACCGGCGATGTCGAAGCCATGCGGGCGCTGGCCTATCAGATGCGTGACGACGCCAACCGGCGGAATGACCGATTCGGATGGCTGGTGTCCACAGGTGGGCTTTCACTGGCGGCTTGGCTGGCCGACGACGACATGAACGGAGTGTCGGAAATCCAAAAACTGACCCGCCGATCCATTCATGAACTGGGGCCACAGTGGATCGACGCGTTCGATTGGATCAGTGCAATAACACGCGACAGCTATCTGGGTTTGTGGGATCGAGTCGCCCAGTGTGATTCCGGGCCCCAAAACCGCTGGATCCGGCGTTTGGCCAAACGCTTTGAATTGCTGTCGGTCTTGAAGGATGAATTTGTCCTGCGTGGCCTTTTCGAATCCTGGAAGGATCGGAGGGATGACGACGGCCCATCCGCCGGCCAAACCAGACTAGTCGAACGAAAACTGTCACGCCGTTTGGCAAAGATGGGCGGCCAGTCGTCGGGTTACGCCGGCCTGATTACGGATCTGTTCCGCGGCAAACTTGCCGCTTGCAGCCAACAGCCCGACGCGATCGATATCTTGTCAAACGCGGCCGACCAGGCGGATCAGTTGAACCTACTGCCCTATCGCTTGGTGGCCGAAGACTGGATCCGCTTCTGCCACCACAACCAAAAGGGCACGGCACTGGTCAAGCACCTTCGAGACCAAGGCGTCGTTCGCCCGGAAAACTTCAGCCGTCTGTTCGATTAA
- a CDS encoding Gfo/Idh/MocA family protein: protein MSSQPCRWGFLGAAAIARKNWKAIRLSGNGVITAVASRSAQRAADFIAQCEAEVPQSVTAEAVEGYDALLQRDDIDAVYVPLPTGIRKPWVLKAAAAGKHVLCEKPVAVHGDDVAEMIQACQDAGVQFMDGVMFDHSTRLAGIQDSLRPGGPVGNVRRIQTHFSFNGGDDFVGANIRADAELEPHGCLGDLGWYCIRFTLFVTGGRMPESVSARTLTPIGQGSAKVPGEFSAEMRFDDQTSAAFYCSFLTANQQTALVSGDRGYVAVDDFVLPFYDGSLHWTENRHDLQVDNCRWNFRRVSDGRRVDEFAGGEPDAQEVRMVRHLGDIALSGQLESHWPEISLKTQRVLDACRQSAAEQGAVVPIESS from the coding sequence ATGAGTTCCCAACCGTGTCGCTGGGGTTTTCTGGGCGCCGCCGCCATCGCAAGAAAGAACTGGAAAGCCATCCGACTTAGCGGCAACGGCGTCATCACTGCGGTTGCCAGCCGGAGTGCCCAAAGGGCGGCCGATTTCATTGCCCAGTGCGAAGCCGAAGTGCCGCAAAGCGTCACTGCCGAAGCGGTCGAAGGTTACGACGCGTTGCTGCAACGCGACGACATCGACGCGGTCTATGTCCCGTTGCCCACCGGTATCCGCAAGCCGTGGGTCTTGAAAGCCGCTGCGGCGGGCAAGCACGTCTTGTGCGAAAAACCGGTCGCGGTCCATGGCGATGACGTCGCCGAAATGATCCAAGCTTGCCAAGACGCGGGCGTGCAATTCATGGACGGCGTGATGTTTGATCACAGCACGCGGTTGGCCGGAATTCAAGATTCACTGCGTCCCGGTGGCCCGGTCGGCAACGTGCGCCGTATTCAAACCCATTTTTCCTTCAACGGCGGTGACGATTTTGTGGGCGCCAACATTCGCGCCGACGCCGAACTGGAACCGCACGGCTGCTTGGGTGATCTGGGCTGGTACTGCATCCGGTTCACGCTGTTCGTCACCGGTGGCCGGATGCCCGAATCGGTTTCGGCCCGTACGTTGACGCCGATCGGCCAGGGCAGCGCCAAAGTACCGGGCGAATTTTCTGCGGAAATGCGTTTCGACGATCAAACCAGCGCCGCGTTCTACTGTTCATTCTTGACGGCAAACCAACAAACGGCACTGGTCAGCGGCGATCGCGGTTACGTGGCGGTGGACGATTTTGTGTTGCCGTTTTACGACGGCTCGCTGCATTGGACCGAAAACCGACACGATTTGCAGGTGGACAATTGCCGTTGGAATTTTCGTCGTGTCAGCGACGGACGGCGTGTTGACGAGTTCGCCGGCGGCGAACCGGACGCCCAAGAAGTTCGGATGGTTCGACATCTGGGCGATATCGCCCTGTCGGGGCAACTAGAATCACACTGGCCTGAGATCAGTTTAAAGACCCAACGCGTTCTGGATGCCTGTCGGCAAAGTGCGGCGGAACAGGGTGCGGTTGTACCTATCGAGAGTTCTTGA
- a CDS encoding glucose-1-phosphate adenylyltransferase, translated as MSSEHIDLSNTIALILGGGRGTRLFPLTKIRAKPAVPLAAKYRLIDIPISNCINSGLNRAYVLTQFLSESLHRHLRQTYTFDIFSGGFVELLAAQQTVSEGTDWYQGTADAVRKNLVHLRESWIEHILILSGDQLYRMDFRDMMKTHIDSGADATIAAIPVDRKDASALGIMQVDDSGRVRGFVEKPQTDEELAKVKMDPAWIEARGIPAQGRECLASMGLYIFNKSVMVDLLESSTHEDFGKEVFPAALDSHKVNVHLFDGYWEDIGTIRAFYEANLSLAGKNPPFDLRDRNAPIYSRPRFLPPTIMGDAKIHNSLIADGCHIGNNVTIENSVIGLRTVVGDNVTIRDSVVMGADFIERRQGPRDGMLPVGIGANSQISGAILDKNCRIGENVVIENASKVDYHGEDDAFQVRDGISIVIKDAQIESGFRF; from the coding sequence ATGTCCAGCGAACATATCGACCTGAGCAATACGATCGCTTTGATTTTGGGTGGAGGCCGTGGGACGCGTTTGTTCCCGCTAACAAAAATTCGTGCCAAACCGGCCGTGCCGTTGGCCGCAAAGTATCGGCTGATCGATATCCCGATCAGCAACTGCATCAACAGCGGTCTGAATCGGGCTTACGTGTTGACTCAGTTTCTGTCGGAAAGTTTGCACCGGCACCTGCGGCAAACCTACACGTTCGACATTTTCAGCGGCGGTTTTGTCGAACTCTTGGCCGCACAGCAAACCGTCAGCGAAGGCACCGATTGGTACCAGGGCACCGCCGATGCGGTGCGCAAGAACTTGGTGCACCTGCGAGAAAGCTGGATCGAACACATTTTGATTCTGTCCGGCGACCAACTGTATCGCATGGACTTTCGCGACATGATGAAGACGCACATCGACAGCGGCGCCGATGCGACCATCGCCGCAATTCCGGTGGACCGCAAGGATGCTTCGGCACTGGGCATCATGCAGGTCGATGACAGCGGACGAGTCCGCGGCTTTGTCGAAAAACCGCAAACCGACGAAGAACTGGCCAAAGTCAAAATGGATCCGGCTTGGATCGAAGCCCGCGGGATCCCCGCTCAAGGTCGCGAATGTCTGGCCAGCATGGGCCTGTACATCTTCAACAAATCGGTGATGGTCGACTTGTTGGAAAGCAGCACCCACGAAGATTTCGGTAAAGAAGTTTTCCCCGCCGCATTGGATTCGCACAAAGTCAACGTGCACCTGTTCGACGGATACTGGGAAGACATCGGAACGATCCGCGCGTTTTACGAAGCTAACCTGAGCCTGGCCGGAAAGAACCCGCCCTTCGACTTGCGGGACCGAAACGCACCGATCTACAGTCGGCCACGATTCTTGCCGCCGACGATCATGGGTGACGCCAAGATCCACAACAGCCTGATCGCCGACGGATGCCACATCGGCAACAACGTGACGATCGAAAACAGCGTCATCGGTTTGCGAACCGTCGTCGGTGACAACGTGACGATCCGTGACAGCGTCGTCATGGGAGCCGACTTCATTGAACGACGCCAAGGTCCACGCGATGGCATGTTGCCGGTCGGTATCGGCGCCAACAGCCAGATCAGTGGCGCGATCTTGGACAAGAACTGTCGGATCGGGGAAAACGTCGTGATCGAAAACGCCAGCAAGGTCGACTATCACGGCGAGGATGACGCCTTCCAAGTCCGTGACGGCATCTCCATCGTCATCAAAGATGCCCAGATCGAGTCAGGGTTTCGGTTCTAA
- the hemG gene encoding protoporphyrinogen oxidase, with amino-acid sequence MIRQTRIAVIGGGLAGLATSAWLRLDAPEIDACLFESSDRVGGVIGTSTLEHADLGTIHLDRGADMLATEPSSALDLIDRLDASDRLIHPKTAGRGAMIVHQGRLRSIPEGFVLMRPTRLRSMVTTPLLSPQGKLRLLAEPCIREPDSEDDESVASFVRRRFGDELLQRIVQPLVAGIYTADVERLSMRATMAPIHAMVRQHGSLTAATLRRRFGGRDGVEATSSGARYEKFRAFRFGMQGLIDLLADSLPPTSVRTNAAVNRIDCNERGGFDLQLADASVQSFDQVVVATPASHTANLIADLAPAASDQLASIVSASAGIVVMVVRREDMPGLPPTFGLVMPAIENRNILAASFASEKFAGRCPPDHVIVRVFVGGMLQSDLLQRDDADLVQLATDELRDLVGLSGTPVHQTVVRWNKAMPQYEIGHLDRVATIDADIARIPGLHLCSNALRGVGIAPLIGQAGKVAKAVIDQATSTATACC; translated from the coding sequence GTGATTCGTCAAACTCGAATTGCGGTCATCGGTGGCGGTTTGGCCGGCTTGGCGACCTCGGCGTGGTTGCGGCTGGATGCACCGGAGATCGATGCCTGTCTTTTTGAAAGTTCTGATCGCGTGGGCGGTGTCATCGGCACGTCCACGTTGGAACATGCTGATCTGGGGACCATCCACCTGGATCGCGGTGCCGATATGCTGGCGACCGAACCATCGTCGGCGCTGGATTTGATCGATCGTTTGGACGCGTCCGATCGCTTGATCCATCCGAAGACGGCCGGTCGCGGCGCGATGATCGTCCACCAAGGACGTCTGCGCAGCATTCCCGAGGGATTCGTGCTGATGCGGCCCACGCGTTTGCGTTCCATGGTCACCACGCCATTGCTTTCGCCGCAGGGCAAACTACGTCTGCTGGCCGAACCCTGCATTCGTGAACCAGATTCGGAGGATGATGAAAGCGTGGCGTCATTCGTCCGCCGACGATTCGGGGACGAATTGCTACAGCGGATCGTCCAGCCGTTGGTCGCCGGGATCTACACCGCCGACGTGGAACGGTTGAGCATGCGTGCGACGATGGCCCCGATCCACGCGATGGTCCGTCAACATGGATCGTTGACCGCCGCGACACTGCGTCGTCGGTTCGGGGGACGCGATGGCGTCGAAGCCACCAGCAGCGGCGCACGTTATGAAAAATTCCGTGCGTTTCGATTCGGCATGCAAGGCTTGATCGACCTGTTGGCCGATTCATTGCCGCCCACGTCGGTGCGTACTAACGCCGCGGTCAACCGTATTGATTGCAATGAACGTGGCGGTTTTGATTTGCAACTGGCTGATGCTTCGGTGCAAAGCTTTGACCAAGTCGTTGTCGCGACGCCGGCATCACACACCGCGAATCTGATCGCCGATCTGGCGCCCGCCGCATCGGATCAGCTGGCGTCGATCGTTTCGGCGTCCGCGGGAATCGTTGTCATGGTGGTGCGTCGTGAAGACATGCCCGGGTTGCCACCCACCTTTGGTCTGGTCATGCCGGCGATCGAGAATCGGAACATTCTGGCCGCCAGCTTTGCCAGCGAAAAGTTCGCCGGTCGTTGTCCGCCCGATCATGTGATCGTTCGCGTTTTTGTCGGCGGCATGTTGCAAAGCGATTTGCTGCAGCGTGATGACGCGGACTTGGTTCAACTGGCCACTGATGAGCTGAGGGATCTGGTTGGATTGTCGGGGACTCCGGTGCATCAAACGGTGGTTCGCTGGAACAAGGCAATGCCGCAATACGAAATTGGACATCTGGATCGAGTCGCCACGATCGATGCCGATATTGCCAGGATTCCCGGACTGCACTTATGCAGCAACGCACTGCGTGGCGTCGGCATTGCACCGCTGATCGGACAGGCCGGTAAGGTGGCTAAGGCGGTGATTGATCAGGCCACGTCGACCGCAACTGCGTGCTGCTGA
- a CDS encoding nucleotidyl transferase family protein codes for MLIQGQYQSGSLVFPGSFNPVHDGHLAMADVASRRYAVTVQPEISIANVDKPDIDDADLQRRLARVQRIGIPLVTRAARFFEKAACFPGCRFIIGADTALRLNDPAYANHCPRQRDDCIAKIQRHGCRFVVFGRLIGHTFQDATTLPLCQNLLAICDLVPESDFRIDISSTQLRSTWPDQSPP; via the coding sequence ATGCTGATCCAAGGTCAATACCAAAGCGGATCACTGGTGTTTCCCGGCAGCTTCAATCCCGTCCACGACGGCCACTTGGCGATGGCGGACGTGGCGTCACGCAGGTACGCCGTGACGGTTCAGCCGGAAATTTCCATTGCCAATGTCGACAAGCCGGACATTGACGATGCGGATCTGCAACGCCGCCTGGCTCGGGTGCAACGAATCGGAATCCCCTTGGTCACCCGCGCGGCACGTTTTTTTGAAAAGGCCGCCTGTTTTCCTGGGTGCCGTTTCATCATCGGTGCCGATACGGCACTTCGGTTGAACGATCCGGCCTATGCCAACCATTGTCCCCGCCAACGCGACGATTGCATTGCGAAGATCCAACGCCATGGGTGCCGGTTTGTCGTGTTCGGGCGGTTGATCGGACACACGTTTCAAGACGCGACAACGTTACCGCTGTGTCAAAACCTATTGGCCATCTGTGATTTGGTTCCCGAATCAGATTTTCGCATCGACATCAGCAGCACGCAGTTGCGGTCGACGTGGCCTGATCAATCACCGCCTTAG
- a CDS encoding deoxyhypusine synthase family protein, whose product MNVSEFLDQHFHHFNARETVQAARVYRDFVRPDGGGGKMMVTLAGAMSTGEIGRSLAEMIRQNKVHAITCTAANLEEDVFNLVAHDEYRIVEDWRALSVQDEVKLRDEGFNRVTDTCIPETVMRHLEARLLQLWQKAADEGESHSPAWYMMEVLRDETLKEHYQIPVENSWLMAAMQAGIPVFVPGFEDSTLGNIFAARVYEKKVARHDVYWSGTRQMEALIQWYQDTAVDSPIGFFQIGGGIAGDFPICVVPLLIQDLKLDIPLWAYFCQISDAVTSYGGYSGAVPNEKITWYKLEPEAPKFMIQSDASIVAPLMFAYVLGW is encoded by the coding sequence GTGAACGTTTCGGAATTTCTGGACCAACACTTTCATCATTTCAACGCCCGCGAAACCGTCCAGGCGGCACGCGTCTATCGTGACTTTGTCCGGCCTGATGGTGGTGGCGGAAAGATGATGGTGACTCTGGCCGGTGCCATGTCCACCGGTGAAATTGGTCGTTCTTTGGCCGAGATGATTCGCCAGAACAAGGTGCACGCCATCACGTGCACCGCCGCCAATCTGGAAGAAGACGTCTTCAACTTGGTCGCCCACGACGAATATCGGATTGTCGAAGATTGGCGAGCCTTGTCGGTCCAGGACGAGGTCAAACTGCGCGACGAAGGATTCAATCGCGTGACCGACACATGTATTCCCGAAACCGTGATGCGGCACCTGGAAGCGCGACTGTTGCAGTTATGGCAAAAGGCCGCCGACGAAGGTGAATCGCACAGTCCGGCCTGGTACATGATGGAAGTGCTGCGGGACGAAACCCTGAAAGAACACTATCAGATCCCAGTGGAAAACAGTTGGCTGATGGCCGCCATGCAAGCCGGCATTCCCGTCTTCGTTCCGGGATTTGAAGACAGCACGCTGGGCAACATTTTTGCCGCACGCGTCTATGAGAAGAAAGTCGCCCGGCATGACGTGTATTGGTCCGGCACACGCCAGATGGAAGCTCTGATCCAGTGGTACCAGGATACCGCGGTCGACAGCCCGATCGGCTTCTTCCAAATTGGCGGCGGCATTGCAGGTGACTTTCCGATCTGTGTCGTACCGCTGCTGATCCAAGACTTGAAGCTGGACATTCCTTTGTGGGCGTACTTCTGCCAAATCAGTGATGCGGTGACCAGCTATGGCGGCTACAGCGGCGCGGTGCCGAACGAAAAAATCACTTGGTACAAACTGGAACCGGAAGCCCCCAAATTCATGATCCAAAGCGACGCATCGATTGTGGCACCGCTGATGTTCGCCTACGTCCTAGGCTGGTAG